From a region of the Helianthus annuus cultivar XRQ/B chromosome 5, HanXRQr2.0-SUNRISE, whole genome shotgun sequence genome:
- the LOC110943711 gene encoding transcription repressor OFP8-like, whose amino-acid sequence MFDIKISLSSLRLCRRKTKSPATTHFFSPFNPKTVEIAYPTTPSPPPTTPIYPPHVTKCSDEPGFSFSNESGGVCHEVMKETLTVVRWSEHPLDDFKVSMLEMILEKQMFEAKDLEQLLQCFLALNSRDHHADIVAAFTEIWEILYR is encoded by the coding sequence ATGTTTGATATCAAGATTTCCCTCTCTTCTCTCCGACTATGCCGCCGGAAAACCAAATCTCCGGCGACCACCCACTTCTTCTCCCCCTTTAACCCGAAAACCGTCGAGATCGCCTACCCTACCACCCCCTCACCACCCCCCACCACCCCTATCTACCCTCCCCACGTCACCAAATGCTCTGATGAACCGGGCTTTAGTTTTTCTAATGAAAGTGGTGGTGTGTGTCATGAGGTGATGAAGGAGACACTGACGGTGGTGCGGTGGTCGGAGCACCCGTTGGATGATTTCAAGGTGTCCATGTTGGAGATGATATTGGAGAAACAAATGTTTGAAGCTAAGGATTTGGAGCAGCTCTTGCAGTGCTTTCTAGCGCTGAATTCGCGAGATCATCATGCGGATATCGTTGCAGCGTTTACCGAGATTTGGGAGATTTTATATCGTTGA